The Primulina tabacum isolate GXHZ01 unplaced genomic scaffold, ASM2559414v2 Contig794, whole genome shotgun sequence DNA window ACAAGACACATAAATTTAAAGATTGGTTTGAAAAGAAAGATATTCATATTTCATTTGTAtgttatgaatctaatatgattgatatgatttataacacatggtggattgattctggttctatAATTcatgttacaaataccttgTAGAGTATGTAAAGCCTAAGGAACCTCTAGAAAATGAGCGGAACATCTATTCGAgaaacaagatgtcttcgcatTTGGAGGCTATTGAGACTTGTTGCCTTATATTGGATAgtagttttattttaaaatgagaaaAGACATTTTAGGTCCCTAGTCtttctaggaatttaatttcacTTTCAAATCTTGTACCCCATTGATTATTCCTTTCattttttggataaatcaataaatttattttataaatcaaatattgttggaaatggtacaatgattgatggtcttttctctatttctttacaaaataataatatcactatgcatgttcaaaaatgtattaaaagatgtgttataaatgaagattcatCTATATCGTGGcacaggagattgggacacatctCCATAGAGAGGATTAAAAGATTAGTGAATGATGGAATACTTAGTACTTAGATTTTACCGATTTTGATATTTGTGTGGACTGCATAAAGGGAAAGCAGACCAATATGTATAAAAAGGGTGTGAAGAGGAGTAcataaatattagaaatcaaaCGTTCAGATATGTTttgtccagatatggacatgcaaagtccgaaataTTTCATCTCCTTCGTTGATGATTActcacgatacatgtatatTTACATGCTTCATAACAAAAATGAAGCCTTTAAGGTTTTTACGGATGAAGTGGATAAGCAATGTGGAAAACAAATTAAGATCGTGAGACACTACTATAAACTTGTCAGTCTTGTTGTCCTTTTCTTTTATACAGATGCTTACAATTTCCAACAGAATAATGTGAatatgataaattaattaagtttataCAGCTTAAGTGgtcaacaaacaaaagaagaagatTTACCACATGTACACAACTATACAATTGGCAGATATTGGATCCAAACTATAGAAAGGAATGATGTCTTCAAGGTGCAGAAGTAGTTCGTAACTCTCGTCAAATAAATCATGATAAAAAAGCAGTGATAAATTTTGTTCATCGGTTAGAGCACGTttacaataacaatacaaaaGATGTAAAGATCTTGGCACACTTGAAGACAAACCAATCTTATTTCTGTGGTCgacatttttcttcttttgaaGCTTCTAAACATTGCAAATGTACATATGTTAGCTgcaatattgaattatttatgatactttaaatttaaatataaattgacATTTACCTCATCTTGAATTACTACGAAGTGTGCTGGCCAAGCTACATGTGTTCCAACAGCATCACCAACAGTATCACATTCGTTTGGAATTGGAAATGATAAATGTGCTAATTTTTCCACAGCATTATCAATGGATACGTGCATGCAAGTAATGGGTGATGGAACACCATGAAATAATTTATCATCCGCATTGACATGGACAATTGTACCGTAGGCAACAATGTTGGTCCTAGATTCCAATGCCAATGCAACCGGCTTGCCCTAGAAGACAAATAATCATGTTATAAATTGATACAAATCATAGTCATGGACAATTGCAATAATCAGATACCTGCAGAAACTCAGCATTGCTCAAAGTTTTCACGTCATCATCATGCGAAGTTGCATAGTTGCTTGCACCCTTTTTGATTTTATCGTCACTCATGGGATGCAACTTTACTGAGCAACTACCTTTTTCTTCAATGTCAAAGTTGCTTGCACCCTTTTTGAACATTTCTTCAAGTCTCTGTATGCGTGCATCTTGATCTGATATGCGTGCATTTTGTTCTGCGATTCGTGCATCTTGTTTTGAGATTAATATCTTTGCCTCCATCAACTCCTTTGTTTGATTAAGAAATATATGGTCATCACCAAAAGGACTCTTCCATACTCTACCAATATTAAAGTAGATGCTTGGAGTGATATGACCTCCAACACCTCTCACACGACCAGAATGTTCATATGAATCCAGAGCTTTCGTAAGGATATCATTTTTTCCCTCTTCATATTGCAACGTACCCTCGATTTTTGTTGCACATAACCATCCTGTCATGCACAAAAGAACAAGATAATTACTAAAAACAGTTataatgaataaaaattattcattttcaTGTATTGTTTGCTTACAATCTTTTCTATTGCCGATTTCAACTCATCGCCTTCATATTGACCCTTCTTATTGACCCGTCCTTTCTTCCACATAATTGCTCGATTTATATCATCATCGTCACATAACTCATCTGCCTACAAACAATATGTATGTTAtcaacaaatttaaaaatcacATAGCATGGACTTAGTAAACTTTTCGAATTAACTCAGTTTCTCATACTTACTATTTCGTCGGCGAAACGTGCATATCCTTTCCGAGACATACGATGGGGGTATATGTTTTGCTTTCTTCTCTTCTTTTGTTCATCACGCAATTTCTAGTTAATTGAAAATTGCCcacatatatcatatgtcaaTTGAAATAATTTGTTATGGTCTACTAATTTGAAAGTAACAAATTAAGAATCTTACCATGAAGTCATCAGACAAGCGACTGATTACAAATGAACTCCAATCATCTCGTGTAATACCAAACCCAGTAGGTGGTTCTTTCAAATCCTCAGTGTGATCCCGCTTGTTAAAAATGAACTTTTGAGTGAGAAAAGCTTTAAACTGTCGCCACTTGTTATTTGCAGAGTTCAGACATCCCTTCTTCCAGCTTTGATCAACATTGTACGTCAGCTGTAGAAGTCATATTAACCCATAACATTAAACATATCATAACcatatgaaaaataattaaaatagtcaaaaCATTATAACTTACATTAACCGATTCCCATATTAAATCTTTGACATCATTTAGAACCATTTTCCAAGTCTGATAACTTATCTTTACCTTTTCTCAAACAAGAACACCAATATAACTTTGCATCTCACCTGCAAATTCTCCAACTGGCTGTCCCAATTTATTGAACCTCACATCCTTTCTGATTCCATGAACCCTTTGCCTAACAAGCCTATCCAAATGTGTACGGCCTCTAGATGATTTTGTTGTTTCCGTCTCTGTAGATTCCAAAACTGTTTCGCCCCCACAACTATTGTCATTGGCAGAATATGCAGTATTCTGTTTAGGCTTCTCGTTCTTTGACATCCTGCAAGCATTTACAATTTGTTAGGCAATCAGAAAAATGCATTATGCAATGcatgtcataaaaaaattagtactcagttctttatttttctttctacATGAAAATGTAATATGCAGAACAGCAAAGGAATGTAACCTATCATGCTGGTTCAAGTCATTTAGGATTGCACTTAATTATTGTCAATCCAATACCCATCACAATGTTCACGAATGCATGGAGGTTCATTTTCATCTATTCCATCAACATCCATTGATATAAACCCTCGCGTAAAACATTGATAGTGGGATACATCATTCTCCAATTCATCACCATTCATGTAGTGAATATACTCTCTTGTGGGACTTGCAAGTACAACATGCCATGCAGGATCTTGAGGATCTTCAATGTAAAACACCTGCTTTGCTTGACTGCCCAAGATAAAAGAGTCAGACTTGAATCCAATTCTCTTCAGGTTTACCAACGTGAAACCAAGATCATCAACTTTAATACCGTTAATATTTTCAACCCAATTACATTTAAACATTGGAATTTGAAACATTTGGTAATCAAGTTCCCATATTTCTTGAATAACTCCATAAAAAATCATGTCTGACACAACTGGATTTTTATCCTTTGCACTAGCAACTTGCATTGTCGTTGCGACTAAGCTTACTCCGGAATTTTGCACAACTCGTACATCATCTCGCTCTTTTGTATGATAAGTGACCCCATCAATCAAATAACTAGAGTATTTTAACACTTGTTTGCTAGGTCCGCGCGCTACCCACTTCAATTTTTCTGAAATTTCACGAGTGGAATTGCCAACTGCACTTGCAACCTATATTTCACAAAGTGCTAAAATTTAACCCtaagttttaaaaaaactcCATGATATTGATATTTAGACAACTTACAGTATCACGTAACCAGTTAATAAAGGTTCGGTTATGCTCATCTTGTAACCACCTTTTGGACTTTGCTTTATGGGGAAATTTTGCATCCAAAAATGTCATGTGTTCCCTGATGAAATGATTAAGGATAAGTTAACCAATTGAATGTAAAAGAATAGCCAGAAAGTATTACTAAGTCAAAGAAATTACTCGATATAAGGCTCAACGTCAACATCATTTCCAGTAGATAACGATGTGCTTGATTCAACTCATCATCACTAGTGTAGTGCATTACTGAACCAGACAGAGGCTTAGTGAGTTGTACTCTCCGATGCATTGATGGGATACCAATTGTATCTACACTAGACATGTAGTCCGAGCAAAATTCCACAGCCTCTTCAGCAATATAACGTTCGGCTATACACCCTTCAGGCCGATTGCGATTTTGCACATAGCCTTTCAatatcttcatgaatctttcaAATGGATACATATGCCTAAACCAAACCGGTCCACACAATTTTATTTCGCGTACAAGATGAACGGTTAAATGAATCATTATATCAAAAAAAGATGGGGGGAAATATTTCTCCAGTAAACACAATATCATCACAATCTCTCTTTGTATCTCATCCAACTTTGAGACATCTATCACTTTATTGTATAACACATTGAAGAACCCACACAACTGAGTGATAGTATCTCTAACATGTTATGTAGGACACCTCGTATGGCCACTGGAAGCAATTGTTGCATCAAAGTGTGATAGTCGTGTGACTTAAGGCCAACAAGTTTCAAGTCCTTCATCGACACGAGGTTTTTAATATTAGATGAGTAACCCGTAGGGACCTTTATTCCAAACAGAGAATtgcaaaattttcttttctcagACTTGCTTAGAGTATAACAGGCTGCTGGCAAATACGTTCTTTTCTCCCCCATCTTTGGTATCAAATCAGTCCTCAAATTCATCTCCATGAGATCTGGTCTTGCTGCAACTCCATCCTTCGTTTTTCCTGGAATGTCAAGTAACGTACCGATGAGACTTTCACAAACATTTTTTTCAATATGcatcacatcaagaacatgtcGAACATGTAGATGTTTCAATACTCAAGTTCAAAGAATATAGATTTCTTTTCCAACATGATTTCTCATCACCTACCTTCAACTGAAGCTTCCCACTCATTTTTCCCAGGTGATaattaattctttcaactctttctaaAACTTCATGCCCAGTTAATGGTTTTGGTGCGAGTTTAAACTCTTGGTTCCCATTAAATGCTTTCTTTTGCCTTCGATATGGATGACTTGTAGGAAGAAACCTTCTATGGACATGTATACACAATTTTTCTACTATGCTTCAACCTCGTCGAATATGTTTCTTCACCACATATTGGACATGCATGATATCCTTTCACAATACAACCTGACATGTTCCCATATGCAGGAAATCATTGATCGTCCATAGTAACACAGCTCTAAGCGAGAACATTTCTTTTCGATATGCATCATATGTATCAACACCATTAtcccataaaaattttaattcgtCAATTAGAGGTGCTAAGTAGACATCAATA harbors:
- the LOC142535022 gene encoding uncharacterized protein LOC142535022, which translates into the protein MEAKILISKQDARIAEQNARISDQDARIQRLEEMFKKGASNFDIEEKGSCSVKLHPMSDDKIKKGASNYATSHDDDVKTLSNAEFLQGKPVALALESRTNIVAYGTIVHVNADDKLFHGVPSPITCMHVSIDNAVEKLAHLSFPIPNECDTVGDAVGTHVAWPAHFVVIQDEKLQKKKNVDHRNKIGLSSSVPRSLHLLYCYCKRALTDEQNLSLLFYHDLFDESYELLLHLEDIIPFYSLDPISANCIVVYMCLLRFEPRRAASIPCTAAAVPPPREKKAGRTTPPLPPPFQAPRGKLRLEIHHASNHQHQRRFTHREGSKTPPPPPFKALRRKKRLRYTIAVLYAFVSSPF
- the LOC142535023 gene encoding uncharacterized protein LOC142535023; the protein is MKGSCCDGKEWIWEEYIRKGDSGVGNLLTFKFTVGKKAVATVSCRMSKNEKPKQNTAYSANDNSCGGETVLESTETETTKSSRGRTHLDRLVRQRVHGIRKDVRFNKLGQPVGEFAGEMQSYIGVLV